The following proteins come from a genomic window of Chaetodon auriga isolate fChaAug3 chromosome 16, fChaAug3.hap1, whole genome shotgun sequence:
- the LOC143334135 gene encoding immunoglobulin lambda-1 light chain-like → MLGTLCTLITALTCVSGVTVVTQKPPVVALRTGETATMDCNLGTVTNRAAGWHKQIPGGDPQFVLSFYHSWSSPTYGSGFSSPKFTSTHQSQSDYRLIINNVEEGDSAVYYCAAWDTSASTVVFGQGTKLTVTSSSLPPPVLTVFPPSRAELQSNKATLVCLSSQSVPFADVSWLSGGSPVSSGISTSTAVQQADRTFRISSSLAIQTSDWNMDKVYTCKVSLGSQTSEKNIDKSHCPTEE, encoded by the exons atgctggggaccctctgcactctcatcactgctctaacat gtgtgagtgGTGTGACGGTGGTGACACAGAAGCCTCCTGTCGTGGcgctgaggacaggagagacagccaCCATGGACTGTAACCTGGGCACTGTGACTAACCGTGCTGCTGGATGGCACAAACAGATTCCAGGAGGAGATCCTCAGTTTGTGCTGAGCTTTTATCACAGCTGGAGCTCTCCCACCTATGGCTCTGGTTTCTCGTCTCCAAAGTTCACATCTACTCATCAGTCACAATCAGATTATCGTTTGATCATCAacaatgtggaggagggagactcaGCAGTCTATTACTGTGCTGCATGGGACAcctctgcttc CACTGTGGTATTCGGACAAGGCACCAAGCTGACTGTGACAA gctccagcctccctcctcctgtcctcacagtCTTCCCTCCGTCCCGTGCTGAGCTCCAGTCCAACAAAGCCactctggtctgtctgtccagtcagTCTGTGCCTTTTGCAGATGTGAGCTGGTTGTCTGGTGGGAGTCCAGTGAGCAGCGGGATCTCCACCAGCACCGCTGTTCAGCAAGCGGACCGGACTTTCCgaatcagcagctctctggccATCCAGACGTCAGACTGGAACATGGATAAGGTTTACACGTGTAAAGTGTCTCTGGGCTCCCAgacttcagagaaaaacatcgaCAAGTCGCACTGTCCCACTGAAGAatag
- the LOC143334118 gene encoding immunoglobulin lambda-1 light chain-like has product MLGTLCTLITALTCVSGVTVVTQKPPVVRLRTGETATMDCNLGIVTVSETRWYKQIPGGVPQYVLRFYHGASSPGYGSGFSSPKFTITYQSHSDYRLIISNVEEGDSAVYHCKTWDDYAKEHVFGQGTKLIVTSSSLPPPVLTVFPPSRAELQSNKATLVCLSSQSVLFADVSWLSGGSPVSSGISTSTAVQQADRTFRISSSLAIQTSDWNMDKVYTCKVSLGSQTSEKNIDKSHCPTEE; this is encoded by the exons atgctggggaccctctgcactctcatcactgctctaacat gtgtgagtggtgtgacggtggtgacacagaagcctcctgttgtgaggctgaggacaggagagacagccaCCATGGACTGTAACCTGGGCATTGTTACAGTCAGTGAAACCCGCTGGTACAAACAGATTCCAGGAGGAGTTCCTCAGTATGTACTTAGGTTTTATCACGGCGCGAGCTCTCCTGGCTATGGCTCTGGTTTCTCGTCTCCAAAGTTCACAATTACTTATCAGTCACACTCAGATTATCGTTTGATCATCAGcaatgtggaggagggagactcaGCAGTCTATCACTGTAAAACGTGGGACGATTATGCTAAGGAGCac GTATTCGGACAAGGCACCAAGCTGATTGTGACAA gctccagcctccctcctcctgtcctcacagtCTTCCCTCCGTCCCGTGCTGAGCTCCAGTCCAACAAAGCCactctggtctgtctgtccagtcagtctgtgctttttgcagatgtgaGCTGGTTGTCTGGTGGGAGTCCAGTGAGCAGCGGGATCTCCACCAGCACCGCTGTTCAGCAAGCGGACCGGACTTTCCgaatcagcagctctctggccATCCAGACGTCAGACTGGAACATGGATAAGGTTTACACGTGTAAAGTGTCTCTGGGCTCCCAgacttcagagaaaaacatcgaCAAGTCGCACTGTCCCACTGAAGAatag
- the LOC143334097 gene encoding immunoglobulin lambda-1 light chain-like yields the protein MLGTLCTLITALTYVDAVIVLTQTPAVHTVSPGQEVVFNCNIQRDDSQYVRWYKQVPGEAPQFVLSFYYGDSSPSFGTGFSSDRFNSKASSNTDYQFIIKRAEAGDSAVYYCQTWDSSAKEYVFGQGTKLTVTSSSLPPPVLTVFPPSRAELQSNKATLVCLSSQSVPFADVSWLSGGSPVSSGISTSTAVQQADRTFRISSSLAIQTSDWNMDKVYTCKVSLGSQTSEKNIDKSHCPTEE from the exons atgctggggaccctctgcactctcatcactgctctaacat atgtcGATGCAGTGATcgtgctgacccagacgcctgctgtccacacagtttctccaggacaagaggttgttttcaactgcaacattcagagagATGACAGCCAATATGTCAGAtggtataaacaggttcctggtgaagctcctcagttTGTTCTGAGCTTTTACTATGGGGACAGTTCACCCagctttggaacaggattctcctcagacagattcaactctaaagcctcatcaaacacagattaccagttcatcattaagagggcagaggcaggagactctgctgtctattactgtcaaacatgggACAGCTCTGCTAAGGAGTac GTATTCGGACAAGGCACCAAGCTGACTGTGACAA gctccagcctccctcctcctgtcctcacagtCTTCCCTCCGTCCCGTGCTGAGCTCCAGTCCAACAAAGCCactctggtctgtctgtccagtcagTCTGTGCCTTTTGCAGATGTGAGCTGGTTGTCTGGTGGGAGTCCAGTGAGCAGCGGGATCTCCACCAGCACCGCTGTTCAGCAAGCGGACCGGACTTTCCgaatcagcagctctctggccATCCAGACGTCAGACTGGAACATGGATAAGGTTTACACGTGTAAAGTGTCTCTGGGCTCCCAgacttcagagaaaaacatcgaCAAGTCGCACTGTCCCACTGAAGAatag